In one Flammeovirga yaeyamensis genomic region, the following are encoded:
- a CDS encoding DUF4493 domain-containing protein — MKTKHIITYVISIFLASSIFSCRMMESADLDIGHKKGEVAFNIEGDDSLIPVTYARTKGTMDISDFCVEIRNENGVLVKYFEKFSEMPNRLDMKIGQYSIKALSHLKQENAAFDAPYYEGATTFEVKENETSDVEVTCTLSNMKVSVNYDPNFETYFKDYHVVVSNGMKLGMLDFTKAEIRPGYFQVNPLELEMTVITRDDQTFSKTFTIKDVAARDHHQITFSPQVGDSGISIEIDDTTNDKEIDLDVPNEDLDPDAIISIEGDGFDIDQPLEISEGNEPAVVLNIEAGNGIDALKIRIESDILTPEELESVGLVEEFDIANTDPDSELGQALKALGFIGDTPIKNQKEIQFDLTEFMPLLTMLGTDETHHFHVTLIDNYGKEEVKTLTVNVIP, encoded by the coding sequence ATGAAAACTAAGCATATAATTACTTACGTTATCAGCATTTTTTTAGCATCATCTATTTTTTCATGTAGGATGATGGAATCTGCCGATTTAGATATTGGACACAAAAAAGGAGAAGTTGCTTTTAATATTGAGGGTGACGATTCTTTAATTCCTGTTACCTATGCGAGAACTAAGGGAACAATGGATATTAGCGATTTCTGTGTGGAAATTAGAAATGAGAATGGTGTTTTGGTAAAGTATTTTGAGAAATTTTCAGAGATGCCTAATCGTCTTGATATGAAAATTGGGCAATATTCTATTAAAGCATTATCGCATTTAAAACAAGAAAATGCCGCTTTTGATGCACCTTATTATGAAGGAGCCACAACGTTTGAGGTTAAAGAAAACGAAACTTCAGATGTAGAAGTAACTTGTACTTTATCGAATATGAAGGTGAGTGTGAATTATGATCCAAATTTTGAAACTTACTTTAAGGATTATCATGTGGTTGTTTCCAACGGTATGAAATTAGGAATGTTGGACTTTACAAAAGCCGAAATTCGTCCAGGATACTTTCAGGTAAATCCTTTGGAATTAGAAATGACGGTGATTACTCGTGATGATCAAACGTTCTCAAAAACCTTTACAATTAAAGATGTCGCTGCTAGAGATCATCATCAGATTACTTTTTCCCCACAAGTGGGTGATAGCGGTATCTCAATTGAAATTGATGATACAACAAACGATAAAGAAATCGATTTAGATGTACCTAACGAAGATCTTGATCCGGATGCTATTATCAGTATCGAAGGGGATGGTTTTGATATTGATCAACCACTAGAAATTTCTGAAGGAAATGAACCTGCTGTTGTTTTAAATATTGAAGCGGGTAATGGTATCGATGCTTTAAAAATCAGAATTGAATCGGACATTCTTACTCCAGAAGAGTTAGAAAGTGTAGGCTTAGTAGAAGAGTTTGATATTGCCAATACTGACCCTGATTCGGAATTGGGACAAGCACTAAAAGCTTTAGGTTTTATTGGTGATACTCCTATCAAAAATCAAAAAGAAATACAATTTGATTTAACTGAATTTATGCCTCTTTTAACCATGCTTGGGACAGACGAAACACATCATTTCCATGTCACTTTGATTGATAATTATGGAAAAGAAGAAGTAAAAACACTAACAGTTAACGTCATTCCATAA
- a CDS encoding LytR/AlgR family response regulator transcription factor: MHNIKIVIVEDDLVISKNLKFTLEDLGFDVLSLFKSGEELLDQSQELPDVYLLDIELKGPMNGIELAKKLRMSFQGPIIFITSKSEEELYQEAKSVRPSAFLRKPIDKNILRSSIELAIQQLEHVTHEEISSNTSTFELDDAIFVKSKNRLLKIIVNDIKVIKANDIYALIVTKEGQFLVNYSLKSLEEKLSKDAFFRVHRSYIVNLESIEGIEDNHVLIDGEYIPIGKKYRDQLMGLLKIL, encoded by the coding sequence ATGCATAACATAAAGATTGTAATTGTAGAAGATGATTTAGTGATTAGCAAGAACCTAAAATTCACTTTAGAAGACTTAGGTTTTGATGTTTTATCACTTTTTAAAAGTGGAGAAGAATTACTGGATCAATCTCAAGAACTTCCTGATGTTTACCTTCTAGATATTGAACTAAAAGGCCCAATGAACGGCATTGAATTAGCCAAAAAGCTAAGAATGTCTTTTCAAGGACCTATCATTTTTATTACCTCCAAAAGTGAAGAAGAATTGTATCAAGAGGCCAAATCTGTCCGCCCTTCCGCATTTCTAAGAAAGCCTATTGATAAGAATATTTTACGTTCGAGTATTGAATTGGCCATACAACAATTAGAACATGTTACTCACGAAGAAATCTCTTCCAATACCTCTACTTTTGAGTTAGACGATGCCATTTTTGTGAAATCTAAAAATCGTTTGTTGAAGATTATCGTCAACGATATCAAAGTCATAAAAGCGAATGATATCTATGCTTTGATTGTGACGAAGGAAGGTCAGTTTTTAGTGAATTATTCCTTAAAATCTTTAGAAGAAAAATTATCAAAAGACGCATTCTTTAGAGTACACCGCTCCTACATTGTTAATCTAGAATCCATCGAAGGGATTGAAGACAATCATGTTTTAATTGATGGAGAATATATCCCCATCGGTAAAAAATACCGTGACCAATTAATGGGATTACTCAAAATATTATAA
- a CDS encoding DUF4493 domain-containing protein — protein sequence MKRYNLKSLWLLLIVFLMWSCHKKDDEQLAEGTLSLEISRQAVIEEMSSARTNVEHFNISIYNQRDELVHYFERYDEMPSELPLREGSYSIKVASGDDLPAAFDYAIYRGETEFSIKGNQTNKVNVLCTQSNVKVTVGYTDFIKNGFKDFSVEVHTEEGNLLFEKEEEKAGYFKITPDSTLHFTINVTNLQGNEFSRSMLIEDIKPREHYHVVFDLEGIGGSANINIKVDESTNDKKWDFEMPIHPNHIPVITSEQFDFDNPPNIRYSDGMELILKVDASVDLSSVMWTSESTYFADQGLPKQFDILHPTQEQLQILNALGVVVSTVGNEVNINLSELTKKLPTNGSQPLIHEIEWKASNQEGINYIVKTPLRVIPLGKNVRTLSVDAWAKFAYLYGEYNDLETSEIVFQYRKVGAVDWEIINAIDVENDHLYSAQVLGLEHNTDYEFRAYSSEEVAGEVIQFTTEEIVPVPYIDFQTWFQVGSGNNYYQLPGNSLNDSPWRSGDKGAAELIISQYMKTVLPKPSMDNPEFVRLETSEAMGFKAAGSLFLGDIQGSSFDVVKINFGIPFTSRPTKFSFEYQYSPLMYDGKMDELDAYLILQVREGDKRYRLATAWLRSDEQKTEWITADLEVVYGYDSSLENYMLPKRNFVENPEEGFYPDVNAKPTHLLIVFSSSAHGADKKSAAKGTIFDIKNLNIGYEK from the coding sequence ATGAAAAGATATAATTTAAAGTCTTTATGGCTGCTCCTTATCGTCTTTTTGATGTGGAGTTGCCATAAGAAAGACGATGAACAACTAGCAGAAGGAACGCTCTCTTTAGAAATTAGTAGACAAGCGGTGATAGAGGAAATGTCATCTGCAAGAACTAATGTCGAACATTTTAATATCAGTATTTATAATCAAAGAGATGAGCTTGTTCATTACTTCGAAAGATATGATGAAATGCCTTCAGAGTTACCTTTAAGAGAAGGTAGTTATTCTATTAAAGTGGCTTCGGGAGATGATCTTCCTGCTGCTTTTGATTATGCTATTTACAGAGGTGAAACAGAGTTTTCTATCAAGGGGAATCAAACGAATAAAGTGAACGTTTTGTGTACTCAATCGAATGTAAAAGTAACTGTAGGATATACCGACTTTATTAAAAATGGATTTAAAGATTTCTCGGTAGAGGTACATACAGAGGAAGGAAACTTACTTTTTGAAAAAGAAGAAGAGAAAGCAGGTTACTTTAAAATAACTCCAGATTCGACGCTTCATTTCACAATCAATGTCACTAACCTTCAAGGGAATGAATTCTCTAGAAGTATGCTCATTGAAGATATCAAGCCAAGGGAACATTATCATGTAGTGTTTGATTTGGAAGGTATCGGTGGTTCGGCCAACATCAATATTAAAGTGGATGAATCGACCAATGATAAAAAGTGGGATTTTGAAATGCCTATCCACCCGAATCATATTCCTGTAATTACAAGTGAGCAATTCGATTTTGATAATCCTCCTAACATTAGATACTCCGATGGAATGGAGTTGATCTTAAAGGTAGATGCATCTGTTGATTTATCTTCTGTGATGTGGACATCAGAAAGTACTTATTTTGCAGACCAAGGCTTACCGAAACAGTTTGATATACTTCATCCGACTCAGGAACAATTACAAATTCTAAATGCATTAGGTGTAGTTGTCTCGACTGTAGGTAACGAAGTGAACATCAATTTATCTGAATTGACAAAGAAGTTACCTACCAATGGTAGTCAGCCACTTATTCATGAAATTGAATGGAAGGCAAGTAACCAAGAAGGCATCAATTATATTGTAAAAACACCTTTAAGAGTCATTCCTTTAGGTAAAAATGTGAGAACATTATCTGTGGATGCATGGGCTAAATTTGCCTATTTATATGGAGAATATAATGACCTAGAAACCTCTGAAATTGTTTTCCAATATAGAAAAGTGGGAGCTGTAGATTGGGAAATAATCAATGCAATTGATGTAGAAAACGATCACTTGTACTCTGCTCAAGTTTTAGGTTTGGAACACAATACAGATTATGAATTTAGAGCATACAGTTCTGAAGAAGTGGCTGGAGAAGTGATACAGTTTACAACTGAAGAAATAGTACCTGTGCCATATATCGATTTCCAAACGTGGTTCCAAGTAGGATCGGGAAATAACTATTATCAATTACCAGGAAATAGTTTAAACGATTCTCCATGGAGGTCGGGCGATAAGGGAGCGGCCGAATTAATAATATCTCAGTATATGAAGACGGTATTGCCAAAACCTTCTATGGATAACCCAGAGTTTGTTCGTTTAGAAACCAGCGAAGCTATGGGTTTCAAAGCTGCAGGTTCTTTATTCTTAGGAGATATTCAAGGAAGTAGTTTTGATGTAGTGAAAATCAATTTTGGAATTCCATTTACTTCAAGACCAACTAAGTTCAGTTTCGAGTATCAATACAGTCCTTTGATGTATGATGGTAAAATGGACGAGTTAGATGCCTATCTAATTCTTCAGGTAAGAGAGGGCGATAAACGTTATCGTTTAGCCACTGCTTGGTTACGATCTGATGAACAGAAAACAGAATGGATTACTGCAGATTTAGAAGTGGTTTACGGATATGATAGCTCTTTAGAAAATTACATGTTACCAAAACGTAATTTTGTAGAGAATCCAGAAGAAGGATTCTATCCTGATGTAAATGCAAAGCCAACGCATTTACTGATTGTATTTTCTTCTTCGGCACACGGGGCAGATAAAAAATCTGCTGCGAAAGGAACTATATTCGACATTAAAAATCTAAATATAGGATACGAAAAATAA
- a CDS encoding sensor histidine kinase, whose protein sequence is MRHLSILFSIIFLMFISTTLANEHPSEKIDFTLIEDKAPLLTIKEALSALNTNQVQKRSHLSNEDCLWLLVTIPQNEVGKEMVFTSNNWGEILVYDASNLQLIGKNGNIYSYHDFFENNSVLLPSSTEKIIVQLIPHVSIYGGKALDFTLLPKEEYLLEKEERNYIHTLFIGVIIAMALYNFMIFLAIKDISYFYYVVNVVGSALYLLFFHRLSGKLLWSDAAIWDIHSFTLIVPITGIARSFFTKEYLNLKKHLPLGNTFLNGITLLYIIPIVMGLISYFTDYDFLKQATVFIGLIGACILSSMLLFSFIVYRKGEKSAFYFFMANILFVCAAIILIMHEVSLLSDLPFTEYFTEVGLVAQVILFSFGLADRLKRSQQQLLNEVKEKERIKENMYLEKQLLISNQKVKLKEEVAARTKELAETVADLRTSEASLQKLNNLKDRLFSIISHDLRSPLATFDSYLNLLSQHYDKLTEEERKELTLDTNHTLQQFSILLENLLEWSTMQIKEGQVNKSLFDMDEIIEKNKELYTASFKKKSLQFTYHKSVQNSMVYGDYKMIDFVIRNLLNNAYKFSPENGEIEIKIKNIKQHMEIAVMDNGIGMTDDEIEKIKNKIYYTKLGTDGEKGIGIGLSLCASYFKIHQTSLQLLPNENQKGMTFSFQLPKMES, encoded by the coding sequence ATGAGGCACCTATCTATTCTCTTTTCCATTATTTTTTTGATGTTTATTTCTACTACTTTAGCCAATGAACATCCTTCAGAAAAAATCGATTTTACCCTTATCGAAGACAAGGCTCCGCTGTTGACCATAAAGGAAGCGTTGAGTGCCTTAAATACGAATCAGGTGCAGAAAAGGAGTCATTTATCGAACGAAGATTGTCTTTGGTTATTGGTGACAATTCCTCAGAATGAGGTAGGAAAAGAAATGGTATTTACATCAAATAATTGGGGGGAGATATTAGTATATGATGCATCAAATCTTCAACTAATTGGAAAGAATGGTAATATTTATTCCTACCACGATTTTTTTGAGAATAACAGTGTCTTATTACCATCATCAACAGAAAAAATAATTGTTCAGCTTATTCCACATGTGAGTATTTACGGAGGAAAGGCATTGGATTTTACTTTGCTTCCGAAAGAGGAATACCTTTTGGAAAAGGAGGAGCGTAACTATATACATACACTGTTTATTGGGGTAATCATCGCCATGGCATTGTACAACTTCATGATTTTTCTAGCCATCAAAGACATTAGTTATTTTTACTATGTGGTCAATGTAGTAGGGAGTGCTTTGTACTTGCTCTTTTTTCACCGTTTAAGTGGGAAGTTATTATGGTCTGATGCTGCTATTTGGGATATTCATAGTTTCACACTTATTGTGCCGATAACCGGTATTGCTCGGTCTTTTTTTACTAAAGAATACCTTAATTTAAAGAAGCACTTGCCATTAGGAAATACATTTTTAAACGGCATTACCTTGCTTTATATTATTCCTATAGTGATGGGGTTAATCAGTTACTTTACAGACTATGATTTCCTAAAACAAGCTACGGTATTTATTGGCTTAATTGGAGCCTGCATTCTATCGAGTATGTTATTATTCTCCTTCATCGTGTACCGAAAAGGAGAGAAGTCCGCCTTTTATTTCTTTATGGCCAATATACTGTTTGTATGTGCGGCAATCATCTTGATTATGCATGAGGTCAGTCTACTTTCTGACCTGCCATTTACAGAATATTTTACGGAGGTAGGTTTAGTCGCTCAAGTGATTCTCTTTTCTTTTGGTTTGGCAGATCGTCTAAAACGTTCGCAACAACAGCTTTTAAATGAGGTGAAGGAAAAAGAACGTATCAAAGAGAATATGTATTTGGAGAAACAGCTTTTGATTTCTAATCAGAAAGTGAAGTTGAAAGAGGAAGTGGCCGCAAGAACAAAAGAATTAGCAGAAACAGTGGCCGATCTACGAACATCAGAAGCTTCTTTACAAAAACTCAATAACCTGAAAGACCGATTATTTTCTATCATATCTCATGATTTAAGGAGTCCATTAGCCACTTTCGATTCCTATTTAAATTTACTTTCTCAGCATTATGATAAACTGACGGAAGAGGAAAGAAAGGAATTGACATTGGATACCAATCATACGCTTCAACAATTTTCTATTTTGTTGGAGAATTTGTTGGAATGGTCGACCATGCAAATCAAAGAAGGGCAAGTCAACAAATCGCTATTTGATATGGATGAGATTATTGAAAAGAACAAAGAACTCTATACCGCATCCTTTAAGAAAAAGTCGCTTCAGTTTACGTACCACAAATCGGTTCAAAACTCTATGGTTTATGGCGATTATAAAATGATCGATTTTGTGATCAGGAACCTATTGAATAATGCCTATAAGTTCAGTCCGGAAAATGGAGAAATAGAAATCAAAATCAAGAATATTAAGCAGCATATGGAAATTGCCGTCATGGACAATGGTATAGGTATGACTGATGATGAAATAGAGAAAATCAAAAATAAAATTTACTATACTAAACTAGGAACTGATGGAGAGAAAGGAATAGGTATTGGCTTATCGCTCTGCGCAAGCTATTTTAAAATTCATCAAACATCACTTCAATTATTACCCAACGAGAATCAAAAAGGCATGACGTTCAGTTTCCAATTACCTAAAATGGAAAGCTAA
- a CDS encoding erythromycin esterase family protein, which yields MQKTILFFPLLFLIFLKSNAQNKHDFFYFDTLDYHQFDVLKEDIGDARVVLLGEPDHIHGNVFSAKFEVMKMLHETMGFDIVVFESGFYDLNKSHQAIQEGESVKFAYTNSIFQIWHGNEEFHPFMDYVAEKYDSIKVLGMDNQLSGYYVETYLREDFLPFFDNDLSFEEWNDFMVHIYEYNLPSAFDIDRFIEITNQLKEKVDKSSSHQKDDLVQTLYFLIETAKDYYYNKPGQKTKEEFKAKDSNIRDRLMGENMLYLLNKYPNKKMIVWGATGHIMGRLKGYNEELDEFYPMGSYIKNELGDAAYVLAFTGKIKDVDRFETIEEEFYATGNKYGFYPLHSSKEISSTVISYDEPKNVKPLTADWSQAFDGMFFVNQLKLAKHKVYDCGESLLIKPVELQNDALKTTYSFQLENTEEVVIPTIYLKDKKSIRNQIGIVYDEKTKKILPSVSVVTTNSKRGTATDMNGKFDIAIPSPQDSIIISSIGYETIKIAPSDMDLEIFLQQKVDEMSTLTISSEPLTAKSILKKVIKSIPKNYYQGPFTKYFDNEFIHTYLKDGTTSFYKINFEVYDKNGYKSEMMFPMRYTGFRKVLEASSCPIDSIENKPLVLTKLDEKKMNLAQYGNYLLGYDIVNVRHNNFLNMSKFGKYDFEFSDVIFIDGKEVYALKFYTEENSFRSTVILEPKTFYGTIYINAEDYAITKVEYSVVHDVERLQHYYPFQKYPLEPLSFSNLSVTYKKYKDGFYYINDIIAEANIPGRPTYSHLKVMNIEIGERDREEGEYH from the coding sequence ATGCAAAAGACTATTCTCTTTTTCCCCTTATTGTTTCTTATTTTTTTAAAATCAAATGCTCAAAATAAACACGATTTTTTCTATTTCGATACCCTCGATTATCATCAATTTGATGTTTTGAAGGAGGATATTGGAGATGCTCGTGTGGTACTTTTGGGTGAGCCCGATCACATTCATGGCAATGTATTTTCAGCAAAATTTGAAGTCATGAAAATGCTCCATGAAACAATGGGGTTTGATATTGTTGTATTCGAAAGTGGATTTTATGATTTAAATAAATCACATCAAGCAATACAAGAAGGTGAGAGTGTAAAGTTTGCTTATACCAATAGTATTTTCCAGATATGGCATGGGAACGAAGAGTTTCATCCTTTTATGGATTATGTAGCCGAAAAATATGATTCTATTAAAGTCTTAGGAATGGATAATCAGTTAAGTGGTTATTATGTAGAAACATACCTAAGAGAGGATTTCTTACCGTTTTTTGATAATGATTTGAGCTTTGAGGAATGGAATGATTTCATGGTACATATCTATGAATATAATTTGCCTTCAGCCTTTGATATTGATCGTTTTATCGAAATCACGAATCAATTAAAAGAAAAAGTAGATAAATCCTCTTCCCATCAGAAAGACGATTTAGTGCAGACTTTATACTTTTTGATAGAAACAGCGAAAGACTATTATTACAATAAACCAGGTCAAAAAACGAAAGAGGAATTCAAGGCAAAAGACAGTAATATCAGAGACCGACTGATGGGTGAAAATATGCTCTATCTTTTGAACAAATATCCAAATAAGAAAATGATCGTTTGGGGAGCCACCGGGCATATTATGGGTAGACTGAAAGGGTACAACGAGGAGTTAGACGAATTCTATCCTATGGGTAGTTACATTAAAAATGAATTAGGAGATGCTGCCTATGTTTTGGCATTTACAGGAAAAATTAAAGATGTAGATCGGTTTGAAACTATAGAAGAAGAGTTTTATGCAACAGGAAATAAATATGGGTTTTATCCACTACATTCTTCTAAAGAAATAAGCAGTACCGTAATTAGCTATGATGAACCAAAAAATGTAAAACCACTCACAGCAGATTGGTCACAAGCTTTTGATGGAATGTTCTTTGTCAATCAACTCAAATTGGCAAAACATAAGGTATATGATTGTGGAGAAAGTTTATTAATTAAGCCGGTAGAATTGCAAAATGATGCTTTAAAAACAACTTACTCTTTCCAATTAGAGAATACAGAGGAAGTTGTTATACCAACCATCTATTTAAAAGATAAAAAGTCCATTAGAAATCAGATTGGTATTGTATACGATGAAAAAACAAAGAAAATACTCCCTTCAGTGAGTGTTGTGACGACCAATTCCAAAAGAGGTACTGCCACAGATATGAACGGAAAATTTGATATCGCCATCCCTTCACCTCAAGATTCCATTATCATTTCTTCAATTGGTTATGAAACTATTAAAATTGCTCCCTCGGATATGGATTTAGAAATCTTTCTTCAACAAAAAGTAGATGAAATGTCGACTTTAACTATATCAAGTGAACCTTTGACAGCTAAGAGTATTTTAAAGAAGGTAATCAAATCAATTCCAAAAAATTATTATCAGGGACCGTTTACCAAATACTTTGATAATGAATTTATTCATACCTACCTAAAAGATGGAACGACTTCCTTCTATAAAATAAATTTTGAAGTCTACGATAAAAACGGATACAAATCGGAGATGATGTTTCCTATGCGATATACAGGTTTTAGAAAAGTTTTAGAAGCTTCTTCTTGCCCAATCGATTCCATAGAAAATAAGCCTTTGGTTTTAACAAAGTTAGATGAGAAGAAAATGAATCTTGCCCAATATGGCAATTATTTATTAGGCTATGATATCGTTAATGTTAGACATAACAATTTCCTAAATATGAGTAAGTTCGGTAAATACGATTTCGAATTTTCTGATGTTATTTTTATCGATGGAAAAGAAGTATATGCCTTAAAGTTTTATACTGAAGAGAACAGTTTTAGAAGCACAGTTATTCTAGAACCGAAAACTTTTTATGGCACGATTTATATAAATGCTGAAGATTACGCCATTACAAAAGTAGAGTATTCAGTCGTTCACGATGTAGAGAGGTTGCAACATTATTACCCCTTCCAAAAATATCCATTAGAACCTCTCTCTTTCAGTAATCTATCCGTGACCTACAAAAAATATAAAGACGGTTTTTATTATATAAATGATATAATTGCTGAAGCTAATATTCCAGGAAGACCTACTTACAGCCACCTCAAAGTGATGAATATCGAAATTGGTGAAAGAGACCGTGAAGAGGGGGAGTATCATTAA
- a CDS encoding PCMD domain-containing protein — translation MKKLYRLTVLTVVFLVTSCIENDIPYPTIFGEFLHFTVEGQIGATLISPEEQKVVIRVPDDMDLTNITVDSVAITEGATVSPNPLEVTDFSQKVVFKIDTYQEYFWEVFVETAAEEVNVTQFEIEGQIESVVNDGSKTIRVTMPTGTDLSDLTITSFEYTPTTASVSPDPSVTHDFSGPVTFTFNNEEVWTVNVLHDGEVVEGDQVPYSDFQTWFREGTDPRSFYLPGNSLDENIWRSGDKGAADLTIKTYPQTVLPHPSMEAPEYAVLETKTAVGVIAAGSLFVGDIQGSGLADVRTDFGIPFTDRPISFTTDIQYQPKIYGDNIIDKCDVYVILQVREGSGDDEKRYRLATGWFRSDEDMSDFKTLDIPMLYGNHSSLETFMMPSAANEEMPEQGFYEDPTANPTHIIIVFASSADGANFNGGVGSKLKVKGIELNY, via the coding sequence ATGAAAAAACTATATAGATTAACCGTACTGACCGTTGTATTTTTGGTCACATCTTGTATCGAAAACGATATTCCATATCCAACTATTTTTGGAGAATTTCTTCACTTTACTGTCGAAGGTCAAATTGGAGCAACACTAATTTCACCAGAAGAGCAAAAGGTAGTTATACGAGTTCCAGATGATATGGACCTTACTAATATTACGGTAGATAGTGTGGCCATTACGGAAGGAGCTACAGTAAGCCCTAATCCATTGGAGGTAACAGACTTTTCTCAAAAAGTAGTTTTTAAAATCGATACTTACCAAGAATATTTCTGGGAAGTGTTCGTAGAAACTGCAGCAGAAGAAGTGAACGTGACACAGTTCGAAATTGAAGGTCAGATAGAATCAGTAGTTAACGATGGAAGTAAAACCATTCGAGTAACCATGCCAACAGGTACTGATTTAAGTGATCTAACAATTACATCTTTTGAATACACTCCAACCACTGCATCTGTAAGCCCAGATCCATCTGTAACACATGACTTTTCAGGTCCTGTGACTTTCACTTTCAATAATGAAGAAGTTTGGACAGTAAATGTACTTCATGATGGCGAAGTAGTTGAAGGAGATCAAGTACCCTATTCTGATTTCCAAACATGGTTTAGAGAAGGAACAGATCCTCGTTCGTTTTACCTTCCAGGAAATTCTCTGGATGAAAACATTTGGAGATCGGGCGATAAAGGAGCAGCTGATTTAACGATCAAGACTTATCCTCAAACTGTACTGCCTCATCCATCTATGGAGGCTCCAGAATATGCTGTTTTGGAAACAAAAACTGCTGTTGGTGTGATCGCAGCAGGGTCTTTATTTGTTGGAGATATTCAAGGTAGTGGTTTGGCAGATGTTAGAACAGATTTTGGTATTCCATTTACTGATCGACCTATTTCCTTCACCACAGATATTCAATATCAACCGAAAATATACGGAGATAACATTATAGATAAATGTGATGTTTATGTGATTCTTCAGGTTAGAGAAGGCAGCGGAGATGACGAAAAGCGTTATCGTTTAGCGACAGGTTGGTTCCGTTCTGACGAAGATATGAGTGATTTTAAAACGTTGGATATCCCGATGTTGTACGGTAATCACTCTTCTTTAGAAACGTTTATGATGCCAAGTGCAGCCAATGAAGAAATGCCAGAACAAGGCTTCTATGAAGATCCAACGGCTAACCCTACACATATTATTATTGTATTTGCCTCATCTGCTGATGGAGCAAACTTTAATGGTGGCGTGGGTTCTAAGTTGAAGGTAAAAGGTATTGAGCTAAATTATTAA